In a single window of the Flavobacterium sp. W4I14 genome:
- a CDS encoding hypothetical protein (product_source=Hypo-rule applied; cath_funfam=3.50.50.60) produces MKHIFIALICTVIGFNASANDLKIKKEVHVTSVDAVAKIKNHDIKVAYVGNLQAGLLRREKVFRFTDACGVKWDIHVFAPNNTSNWAMWVEASSFFEQGTWGNDGCYHNQP; encoded by the coding sequence ATGAAACACATATTTATTGCACTAATCTGCACCGTAATCGGTTTTAATGCTTCGGCTAACGATTTAAAAATAAAAAAAGAGGTGCATGTTACCTCAGTTGATGCGGTTGCAAAAATCAAAAACCATGACATAAAAGTTGCCTATGTAGGCAATTTACAGGCAGGCCTGTTACGACGAGAAAAAGTTTTCAGGTTTACCGACGCCTGCGGTGTTAAATGGGACATCCATGTTTTCGCACCCAATAACACTTCCAACTGGGCTATGTGGGTAGAGGCTTCATCCTTTTTTGAGCAAGGCACTTGGGGCAACGATGGCTGTTACCATAACCAGCCATAA
- a CDS encoding hypothetical protein (product_source=Hypo-rule applied; cleavage_site_network=SignalP-noTM): MKKLLFALAFAVLGTGAYAKDLRLPVAQPNLANIVVKNLPQANKVETGKIANDQLGLFRRQMSFVFTDACGKQWRVYVSGSDNASNASLWHTAWNYFNDEVIVGSLDNPQYGCL, translated from the coding sequence ATGAAAAAATTATTATTCGCACTCGCATTCGCAGTACTAGGTACTGGCGCTTACGCAAAAGATTTAAGATTACCTGTTGCACAACCGAACCTGGCAAATATTGTTGTAAAAAATTTGCCACAGGCTAATAAAGTTGAGACTGGAAAGATTGCAAATGACCAGCTTGGCTTGTTCCGCAGGCAGATGAGCTTTGTATTTACCGACGCTTGTGGGAAACAATGGCGTGTTTATGTATCAGGATCTGATAATGCTTCAAATGCGTCACTATGGCACACCGCTTGGAACTATTTTAATGATGAAGTAATAGTTGGATCCCTTGACAACCCACAATACGGGTGCTTATAG